The proteins below come from a single Leptidea sinapis chromosome 20, ilLepSina1.1, whole genome shotgun sequence genomic window:
- the LOC126970272 gene encoding putative SERF-like protein, which produces MTRGNQRDLSRAKNAKKQQEQPKKKNVSEKTGMSLNVRKHRNAELMREKQRRKEEQSLVRSKLLTNFTCLKVL; this is translated from the coding sequence ATGACTCGTGGTAACCAAAGAGATTTGTCTCGAGCAAAAAATGCGAAAAAACAACAAGAGCAACCGAAAAAGAAAAATGTCAGTGAGAAGACTGGAATGTCATTGAATGTAAGGAAACATAGGAATGCTGAATTGATGAGAGAAAAGCAACGAAGAAAAGAGGAACAGTCACTGGTCAGAAGCAAGCTGTTGACTAACTTTACCTGCCTTAAAGTTTTGTAA